A single region of the Duganella sp. BuS-21 genome encodes:
- the rpsH gene encoding 30S ribosomal protein S8 produces the protein MSMSDPIADMLTRIRNAQGVQKTTVAMPSSKVKIAIANVLKDEGYIEDFAVAEAGGKAELKIGLKYYVGRPVIERLERVSRPGLRVYKGKDEIPTVMNGLGVAIVSTPQGVMTDRKARATGVGGEVICYVA, from the coding sequence ATGAGTATGAGCGATCCTATCGCCGATATGCTGACCCGCATTCGTAACGCCCAGGGCGTGCAAAAAACGACCGTGGCCATGCCATCGTCGAAAGTCAAAATTGCGATTGCCAACGTCCTCAAGGACGAGGGTTACATTGAAGATTTCGCCGTAGCCGAAGCTGGTGGCAAAGCGGAACTGAAAATCGGTTTGAAGTATTATGTTGGCCGTCCCGTCATTGAGCGCCTCGAGCGCGTGTCCCGTCCAGGCCTGCGCGTCTACAAGGGCAAAGACGAGATCCCTACTGTGATGAATGGCTTGGGTGTGGCGATCGTGTCGACTCCGCAAGGCGTCATGACTGACCGCAAAGCACGCGCTACCGGTGTCGGCGGCGAAGTTATTTGCTACGTCGCATAA
- the rplF gene encoding 50S ribosomal protein L6, which yields MSRVAKMPIAVPAGAEVAISAAAITVKGPLGVLTQALNGQVKVENNAGTLSFEPSDDSREANAMSGTLRALVNNMVNGVTKGFEKKLNLVGVGYKAQAAGDKLNLALGFSHPVVHAMPEGVTVTTATPTEIVIKGIDRQKVGQVAAEVRAYRAPEPYKGKGVRYSDEVVKIKETKKK from the coding sequence ATGTCCCGAGTAGCTAAAATGCCTATCGCTGTGCCAGCTGGCGCTGAAGTCGCCATCTCCGCAGCAGCGATCACCGTCAAGGGCCCGCTGGGCGTCTTGACCCAGGCCCTGAACGGCCAGGTAAAAGTTGAAAACAACGCTGGTACCCTGAGCTTTGAGCCGTCCGACGACAGCCGCGAAGCGAACGCCATGTCCGGTACGCTGCGCGCACTGGTCAACAACATGGTCAACGGTGTGACCAAGGGCTTCGAGAAAAAGCTGAACCTGGTGGGTGTGGGCTACAAAGCCCAGGCCGCCGGCGACAAGCTGAATCTGGCCCTGGGTTTCTCGCACCCGGTGGTCCACGCCATGCCAGAAGGCGTGACCGTGACCACCGCCACCCCGACCGAGATCGTCATCAAAGGCATCGATCGTCAAAAGGTGGGTCAGGTTGCTGCAGAAGTTCGTGCTTACCGCGCTCCGGAGCCTTACAAAGGCAAGGGCGTCCGTTATTCGGACGAAGTGGTTAAGATCAAAGAAACCAAGAAGAAGTAA
- the rplR gene encoding 50S ribosomal protein L18 — protein sequence MDKKESRLRRGRQTRIKIAQLKVNRLSVHRTNLHIYANLISPEAKVLVSASTVEAEVRAELAGQSGKGGNAAAAALVGKRVAEKALKAGITEVAFDRSGFRYHGRVKALAEAAREAGLKF from the coding sequence ATGGATAAAAAAGAATCTCGTCTGCGTCGCGGACGTCAAACCCGGATCAAGATCGCACAACTGAAAGTGAACCGCCTGTCGGTCCACCGCACTAACCTGCACATTTATGCGAACCTGATCAGCCCGGAAGCCAAAGTACTGGTTTCGGCATCGACCGTTGAAGCGGAAGTACGCGCTGAACTGGCCGGCCAATCGGGCAAGGGTGGCAACGCCGCTGCCGCCGCACTGGTGGGCAAGCGCGTAGCAGAAAAAGCACTGAAAGCCGGTATCACCGAAGTCGCCTTCGACCGTTCCGGTTTCCGTTATCACGGCCGTGTGAAGGCGCTGGCAGAAGCCGCGCGTGAAGCCGGTCTGAAGTTCTAA
- the rpsE gene encoding 30S ribosomal protein S5: MAKMQAKMASDKPDDGMREKMIAINRVTKVVKGGRIMGFAALTVVGDGDGRIGMGKGKSKEVPVGVQKAMEEARRNLIKVPLKNGTLHHTVLGRHGASKVMMSPAKPGTGVIAGGAMRAIFEVMGVTDVVAKSTGSSNPYNLVRATLDGLAKLSTPSDIAAKRGKSVEEILG; the protein is encoded by the coding sequence ATGGCAAAAATGCAAGCAAAAATGGCAAGCGACAAGCCGGACGACGGCATGCGCGAAAAAATGATCGCGATCAACCGCGTGACCAAAGTGGTCAAGGGTGGTCGTATCATGGGTTTCGCCGCGCTGACCGTGGTTGGTGACGGCGATGGCCGCATCGGCATGGGCAAGGGCAAGTCGAAAGAGGTACCGGTTGGTGTGCAGAAGGCAATGGAAGAAGCCCGTCGCAACCTGATCAAAGTACCTTTGAAAAACGGCACGCTGCACCACACCGTCCTGGGTCGCCACGGCGCCTCGAAAGTAATGATGTCGCCTGCTAAACCAGGTACCGGCGTTATTGCAGGCGGCGCGATGCGCGCAATCTTCGAAGTCATGGGTGTTACCGACGTGGTCGCGAAATCGACCGGTTCGAGCAACCCGTACAACCTGGTTCGCGCCACGCTGGACGGCCTGGCTAAACTGAGCACTCCTTCCGACATCGCTGCTAAACGCGGCAAGTCGGTAGAAGAGATCCTGGGTTAA
- the rpmD gene encoding 50S ribosomal protein L30, whose protein sequence is MTTKTVKVQLVKGLIGTRQDHRATVRGLGLRRVNSVAELQDTPSVRGMINKVSYLVKVVA, encoded by the coding sequence ATGACTACGAAAACCGTCAAAGTACAACTGGTCAAGGGCCTGATTGGCACTCGTCAAGATCACCGTGCCACCGTTCGCGGTCTGGGCCTGCGTCGCGTCAACTCGGTTGCCGAGCTGCAAGACACCCCATCCGTACGCGGCATGATCAACAAAGTGTCGTATCTCGTTAAAGTAGTTGCGTAA
- the rplO gene encoding 50S ribosomal protein L15 — translation MELNTIQPADGAKHYKRRVGRGIGSGLGKTAGRGHKGQKSRSGGFHKVGFEGGQMPLQRRLPKRGFKSLNATFKAEVRLSDLNHLAVGDVDILVLKQAGVLGVLARDVRVILSGEITKAVNLKGLKVTAGAKAAIEAAGGSVA, via the coding sequence ATGGAACTGAATACCATTCAACCAGCCGATGGCGCCAAGCACTACAAGCGTCGCGTCGGCCGCGGTATCGGCTCTGGCCTGGGTAAAACCGCAGGTCGTGGCCACAAGGGTCAGAAATCGCGTTCGGGCGGCTTCCACAAAGTCGGCTTCGAAGGCGGTCAGATGCCTCTGCAACGTCGTCTGCCTAAGCGCGGTTTCAAGTCGCTCAACGCCACCTTCAAAGCTGAAGTGCGTCTGTCCGACCTGAACCACCTGGCGGTCGGCGATGTCGACATCCTGGTGCTGAAACAAGCTGGCGTACTGGGCGTGCTGGCACGCGACGTGCGCGTCATTCTGTCCGGCGAGATCACCAAAGCGGTGAACCTCAAAGGCCTGAAAGTGACCGCTGGCGCGAAAGCGGCCATCGAAGCAGCCGGCGGCTCGGTAGCCTGA
- the secY gene encoding preprotein translocase subunit SecY: MATNPQLAKSAAAGFPWGRLWFLLGALVVYRIGAHIPVPGIDPVQLAALFKSQEGGILGMLNMFSGGALARFTVFALGITPYISASIIMQLVSIVSPQMEALKKEGEAGRRKITQYTRYFTVVLATFQALGIAVALESQAGLVLDPGYAFRFVTVVTLLTGTMFVMWLGEQITERGLGNGISIIIFAGIAAGLPGALGGLGQSVSNGSIGALSAIIIMILVVAVTFLVVFVERGQRKILVNYAKRQVGNKIYGGQTSHLPLKLNMAGVIPPIFASSIILFPATIVSWFTTGADTANPVVRFLKDLAASMGPGEPIHALLYAVAIVFFCFFYTALVFNSKETADNLKKSGAFVPGIRPGEQTARYIDKILTRLTLAGALYITLVCLLPEFMVAEWKVPFYFGGTSLLIIVVVTMDFMAQVQNYVMSQQYESLLRKANFKGGIPTR, encoded by the coding sequence TTGGCGACTAATCCACAATTGGCAAAAAGTGCAGCAGCTGGTTTCCCTTGGGGCCGGCTCTGGTTCCTGCTTGGCGCACTGGTGGTTTATCGTATCGGCGCTCACATCCCGGTTCCCGGGATCGATCCGGTACAATTGGCCGCGCTGTTCAAGTCGCAAGAGGGCGGCATCCTGGGCATGTTGAACATGTTCAGCGGTGGCGCGCTCGCGCGCTTCACAGTCTTTGCGCTGGGCATCACGCCGTACATCTCGGCCTCGATCATCATGCAGTTGGTGTCGATCGTGTCGCCGCAGATGGAAGCGTTGAAGAAGGAAGGCGAAGCAGGCCGACGCAAGATCACCCAGTACACCCGTTATTTCACGGTGGTGCTGGCGACGTTCCAGGCGCTCGGTATTGCAGTTGCTTTAGAGTCGCAGGCAGGTCTGGTGCTGGATCCAGGCTATGCTTTCCGTTTCGTGACGGTCGTTACGCTGTTGACCGGCACCATGTTCGTGATGTGGTTGGGCGAGCAAATTACCGAGCGTGGTCTCGGTAACGGTATCTCGATCATCATTTTCGCAGGTATCGCTGCCGGTCTGCCGGGCGCGCTGGGTGGCCTCGGCCAGTCGGTGAGCAACGGTTCGATTGGTGCGCTGTCGGCGATCATCATCATGATCCTGGTGGTGGCGGTGACGTTCCTGGTGGTATTCGTGGAACGTGGCCAACGCAAAATTCTGGTCAACTACGCGAAACGCCAGGTTGGTAACAAGATTTACGGTGGACAGACGTCCCACCTGCCATTGAAGTTGAATATGGCCGGCGTGATCCCACCGATCTTCGCTTCGTCGATTATCTTGTTCCCGGCAACGATCGTGAGCTGGTTTACGACGGGCGCCGATACGGCCAACCCGGTCGTCCGGTTCTTGAAAGATTTGGCAGCATCGATGGGGCCCGGTGAGCCCATCCACGCACTGTTGTATGCCGTTGCGATCGTGTTTTTCTGTTTCTTCTATACAGCGCTGGTCTTCAACAGCAAGGAAACAGCGGACAACTTGAAGAAGAGCGGGGCCTTTGTGCCAGGGATTCGTCCCGGTGAGCAGACTGCCCGTTACATCGACAAGATCCTGACACGCTTGACACTGGCTGGCGCTCTCTACATCACTTTGGTGTGTTTGTTGCCGGAATTCATGGTAGCCGAGTGGAAAGTACCATTCTATTTTGGCGGTACTTCTCTGTTGATTATTGTGGTTGTTACCATGGATTTCATGGCGCAAGTACAAAACTACGTTATGTCGCAGCAATATGAATCACTGCTGCGCAAAGCAAACTTCAAAGGCGGAATTCCGACGCGATAA
- the infA gene encoding translation initiation factor IF-1 — MAKDDVIQMQGEILENLPNATFRVKLENGHVVLGHISGKMRMNYIRILPGDKVTVELTPYDLSRARIVFRTK; from the coding sequence ATGGCAAAAGACGACGTCATACAGATGCAGGGTGAGATCTTAGAAAATCTCCCTAATGCAACATTTCGAGTAAAGCTGGAAAACGGACACGTGGTGCTCGGGCATATTTCAGGTAAAATGCGGATGAACTATATCCGCATCCTGCCTGGCGATAAGGTGACGGTCGAACTGACACCTTACGACCTGTCCCGTGCCCGCATCGTGTTCCGGACCAAGTAA
- the rpmJ gene encoding 50S ribosomal protein L36 has product MKVNASVKRICRNCKIIKRKGVVRVICVEPRHKQRQG; this is encoded by the coding sequence ATGAAAGTTAACGCCTCAGTCAAGCGGATCTGCCGCAACTGCAAGATCATCAAGCGCAAGGGCGTTGTTCGCGTAATCTGCGTCGAACCACGTCACAAGCAGCGTCAAGGTTAA
- the rpsM gene encoding 30S ribosomal protein S13, with product MARIAGVNIPNHQHTVIGLTAIYGVGRPRAKFICAQTGIATTKKVKDLDDSELEKLRDEVAKFIVEGDLRRELSMNIKRLMDLGCYRGMRHRKGLPVRGQRTRTNARTRKGPRKAAQSLKK from the coding sequence ATGGCACGTATTGCAGGGGTTAATATCCCAAATCATCAGCACACCGTTATCGGCCTGACGGCCATCTACGGTGTAGGCCGCCCACGCGCAAAGTTCATCTGCGCGCAGACGGGTATTGCGACCACTAAAAAGGTCAAAGACCTGGACGACAGCGAACTGGAAAAGCTGCGCGATGAAGTAGCAAAATTCATCGTCGAAGGCGATCTGCGTCGCGAACTGTCCATGAACATCAAGCGTTTGATGGATCTGGGTTGCTACCGCGGCATGCGTCACCGTAAGGGCCTGCCGGTCCGCGGCCAGCGCACCCGCACCAATGCACGTACCCGCAAGGGCCCGCGCAAAGCCGCTCAATCGCTCAAGAAATAA
- the rpsK gene encoding 30S ribosomal protein S11 → MAKQQSSAAAARVRKKVKKNVAEGIAHVHASFNNTIITITDRQGNALSWATSGGAGFKGSRKSTPFAAQVAAEAAGKVAIECGVKNLEVRIKGPGPGRESAVRALNNLGIKITEIQDVTPVPHNGCRPPKRRRI, encoded by the coding sequence ATGGCTAAGCAACAAAGCAGCGCAGCAGCAGCGCGCGTACGCAAGAAGGTCAAGAAGAACGTTGCCGAAGGTATCGCACACGTTCACGCTTCCTTCAACAATACCATCATCACCATCACCGACCGTCAGGGCAACGCTCTGTCGTGGGCGACCTCCGGTGGTGCTGGCTTCAAGGGTTCGCGTAAATCGACCCCGTTCGCAGCGCAGGTTGCTGCTGAAGCCGCTGGTAAAGTCGCGATCGAATGCGGCGTGAAGAACCTGGAAGTGCGTATCAAGGGCCCAGGCCCAGGCCGTGAATCGGCTGTGCGCGCGCTGAACAACCTGGGCATCAAGATCACCGAGATCCAGGACGTGACGCCAGTGCCACACAACGGCTGCCGCCCTCCAAAGCGTCGTCGTATCTAA
- the rpsD gene encoding 30S ribosomal protein S4: protein MARYIGPKAKLSRREGTDLFLKSARRSLDSKCKLDVKPGQHGVKSGARTSDYGNQLREKQKVKRMYGVLERQFRRYFAEADRRKGNTGETLLKLLEARLDNVAYRMGFGSTRAEARQLVSHKAFTVNGQVVNIASYSVKVGDVIAVREKAKKQVRIVEALSLAEQGGMPAWVSVDAKKMEGTFKSLPERNEIANDVNESLIVELYSR, encoded by the coding sequence GTGGCACGTTATATCGGACCTAAAGCAAAACTCTCCCGCCGTGAAGGCACGGATCTGTTCCTGAAGAGCGCACGTCGCTCGCTGGACAGCAAATGCAAACTGGACGTCAAACCAGGTCAGCACGGCGTTAAGTCGGGCGCCCGCACCTCGGACTACGGCAACCAGCTGCGCGAAAAGCAAAAAGTTAAACGCATGTACGGCGTACTGGAACGTCAGTTCCGTCGCTACTTCGCAGAAGCCGACCGTCGCAAAGGCAACACCGGCGAAACCCTGCTGAAACTGCTGGAAGCCCGTCTGGACAACGTCGCCTACCGTATGGGCTTCGGTTCGACCCGCGCTGAAGCACGTCAGCTGGTCTCGCACAAAGCCTTCACCGTGAACGGCCAAGTGGTGAACATCGCTTCGTACTCGGTCAAAGTCGGCGACGTCATCGCCGTGCGCGAAAAAGCCAAGAAACAAGTGCGTATCGTTGAAGCGCTGTCGCTGGCCGAACAAGGCGGCATGCCAGCCTGGGTGTCGGTTGATGCCAAGAAAATGGAAGGCACCTTCAAGTCCCTGCCAGAGCGCAACGAGATCGCCAACGACGTCAACGAATCGCTGATCGTCGAACTGTACTCGCGTTAA
- the rpoA gene encoding DNA-directed RNA polymerase subunit alpha, translated as MQNSLLKPRIIDVEALGAGHAKVVMEPFERGYGHTLGNALRRVLLSSMVGYAPTEVTIAGVVHEYSSLDGVQEDVVDLLLNLKGVVFKVHNRDSVTLTLKKEGEGAVLASDIDLPHDVELINPDHVIAHLTAGGKLDMQIKVEKGRGYVPGNVRRLSEDTNKTIGRIILDASFSPVRRVSYFVESARVEQRTDLDKLIINIETNGVISPEEAIRQSARVLVDQLNVFAALEGTEAAAEAPSRAPLVDPILLRPVDDLELTVRSANCLKAENIYYIGDLIQRSENELLKTPNLGRKSLNEIKEVLASRGLTLGMKLENWPPAGLEK; from the coding sequence ATGCAAAACAGTTTGTTGAAACCACGTATTATCGATGTAGAAGCTCTGGGCGCCGGTCACGCTAAAGTCGTGATGGAGCCATTCGAGCGCGGCTACGGCCACACCCTGGGCAACGCGCTGCGTCGCGTGCTGCTGTCGTCGATGGTCGGCTACGCGCCGACCGAAGTGACGATCGCCGGCGTGGTGCACGAGTACTCGTCCCTGGACGGCGTGCAAGAAGACGTGGTCGACCTGTTGCTGAACCTGAAGGGCGTTGTGTTCAAAGTGCACAACCGTGACTCCGTCACCCTGACCCTGAAAAAGGAAGGCGAAGGCGCCGTCCTGGCTTCGGATATCGATCTGCCACACGATGTGGAATTGATCAACCCGGACCACGTGATCGCCCACCTGACCGCCGGCGGCAAACTGGACATGCAGATCAAGGTCGAAAAAGGCCGTGGCTATGTACCAGGCAACGTGCGTCGCCTGTCGGAAGACACCAACAAGACCATCGGCCGCATCATTCTGGACGCCTCGTTCTCGCCAGTGCGCCGTGTGTCGTACTTCGTGGAATCGGCGCGTGTTGAACAGCGTACCGACCTGGACAAGCTGATCATCAACATCGAAACCAACGGCGTGATTTCGCCGGAAGAAGCGATCCGCCAATCGGCCCGCGTGCTGGTCGATCAACTGAACGTGTTCGCCGCCCTGGAAGGCACCGAAGCTGCTGCTGAAGCTCCTTCGCGCGCACCGCTGGTCGATCCTATCCTGCTGCGTCCAGTCGACGACCTGGAACTGACCGTGCGTTCGGCCAACTGCCTGAAAGCAGAAAACATCTACTACATCGGCGACCTGATCCAGCGTTCGGAAAACGAACTGCTGAAGACGCCGAATCTGGGCCGCAAGTCCCTGAACGAGATCAAGGAAGTCCTGGCTTCCCGTGGTCTGACCCTGGGCATGAAGCTGGAAAACTGGCCGCCTGCTGGCCTGGAGAAGTAA
- the rplQ gene encoding 50S ribosomal protein L17 has protein sequence MRHRHGLRKLNRTSSHRLAMLRNMTVSLLRHEAIKTTLPKAKELRRVVEPILTLGKTDTLANKRLAFARLRDREIVGKLFSELGPRYAARNGGYLRILKMGFRVGDNAPMAYVELLDRPEVTAIEDAPTAE, from the coding sequence ATGCGTCACCGTCACGGCCTCCGTAAACTGAACCGTACCTCGTCCCACCGTCTGGCAATGCTGCGCAACATGACCGTTTCGCTGCTGCGTCATGAAGCCATCAAGACCACGCTGCCGAAAGCTAAAGAGCTGCGTCGCGTTGTTGAGCCGATCCTGACCCTGGGCAAGACCGACACCCTGGCAAACAAGCGTCTGGCATTCGCCCGTCTGCGTGACCGCGAAATCGTAGGCAAACTGTTCTCGGAACTGGGCCCACGTTACGCTGCACGTAACGGCGGCTACCTGCGCATCCTGAAAATGGGTTTCCGCGTTGGCGACAACGCTCCAATGGCTTACGTTGAGCTGCTGGACCGTCCAGAAGTCACCGCCATCGAAGATGCACCAACCGCTGAGTAA
- a CDS encoding TonB-dependent siderophore receptor, giving the protein MDKQLKMTHLAALVSLAMPLLAQAQSGDADQNTAVLPSVQVSAQKLDASYTAAKAKGGTPLDLSLRDTPQSVTVVTQQRIEDQGLQTVTDVVNNVIGVSVNQYETNRAGFTARGFDIDNIQIDGVPTTWEQSWSSGEVASSLALYERVEVVRGATGLMTGAGNPSAAINLVRKRASAKEFTGSAEVGIGRWNERRGQIDLSTPLSQDGSVRGRVVGEYSEGDSWVKLLTSKSKTIYATVEADLTPKTVLAVGFSRQETDPTSSMWGGLPFWYTNGALTNWDVSKTSAAGWTRWETSYNNAFVNLDHSFDNGWTLRASAAHGDRRGDSHLLYLSGVPDQASGLGMSAFAGSYITQTKQDNANLQLSGPFELGGRKHEAAFGYLYSKADFTSNSRAGTATDVGNFNTYNPATYPEPVWGAPSFYEESETKQEALYGVARFSLSDPLKLIVGARVSNYKKTGHGQWTAAYELKNDKEITPYAGLVYDINQTYSAYASYTSIFQPQNLKDKGGKTLDPVEGKSSEVGIKGEFLDGKVNAALGLFHIKQDNLGQSGGTVTNGSGIPQDYYFASDGATSRGFEAEVSGELARGWNASAGYSLFRAKDAAGTDINSIYPRKLLRVFTTYNLPGDLSKLTVGGGVNFESRSYTADPNAPAAALAANGGLIEQKAFALVDLMVRYDISDKLSAQLNVKNAFDKQHFGMFAAYGAITYAAPRSTSLTLKYKF; this is encoded by the coding sequence ATGGATAAGCAATTGAAGATGACGCATTTGGCCGCACTGGTCAGTCTGGCCATGCCGTTGCTGGCGCAGGCGCAAAGCGGCGACGCTGACCAGAACACGGCGGTGTTGCCGTCGGTGCAGGTCTCGGCGCAAAAGCTCGACGCCAGCTACACGGCCGCCAAGGCCAAGGGCGGCACGCCGCTCGACCTGTCGCTGCGCGACACGCCGCAGTCGGTCACCGTGGTGACGCAGCAGCGCATCGAAGACCAGGGCCTGCAGACCGTCACCGACGTCGTCAACAACGTCATCGGCGTCTCCGTCAACCAGTATGAAACCAACCGTGCCGGCTTCACCGCGCGCGGCTTCGACATCGACAACATCCAGATCGACGGCGTGCCGACCACCTGGGAGCAGTCGTGGAGCTCGGGCGAAGTGGCCAGCAGCCTGGCGCTGTACGAGCGTGTGGAAGTGGTGCGCGGCGCCACCGGCCTGATGACCGGCGCCGGCAACCCGTCGGCCGCCATTAACCTGGTGCGCAAGCGCGCCAGCGCCAAGGAATTCACCGGTAGCGCCGAGGTGGGCATCGGCCGTTGGAATGAACGTCGTGGCCAGATCGACCTGTCGACCCCGTTGAGCCAGGACGGCTCGGTGCGCGGCCGCGTGGTCGGCGAATACAGCGAGGGCGACAGCTGGGTCAAGCTGCTGACCAGCAAGAGCAAAACCATCTACGCCACCGTGGAGGCGGACCTGACGCCGAAGACCGTGCTGGCCGTGGGCTTCAGCCGCCAGGAAACCGATCCCACCAGTTCGATGTGGGGCGGCCTGCCGTTCTGGTACACCAACGGCGCGCTGACCAACTGGGACGTCTCCAAGACCTCGGCCGCCGGCTGGACGCGCTGGGAAACCTCGTACAACAACGCCTTCGTCAACCTCGACCACAGCTTCGACAATGGCTGGACGCTGCGCGCCAGCGCCGCCCATGGCGACCGCCGGGGCGATTCGCACTTGCTGTACCTGTCGGGCGTGCCTGACCAGGCTAGCGGCCTGGGCATGTCCGCGTTCGCCGGCTCCTACATCACCCAGACCAAGCAGGACAACGCCAACCTGCAACTGAGCGGCCCGTTCGAGCTGGGCGGCCGCAAGCATGAAGCGGCGTTCGGCTATCTGTACTCGAAGGCGGACTTCACCTCCAACAGCCGCGCCGGCACCGCCACCGACGTGGGCAACTTCAACACCTACAATCCGGCCACCTATCCCGAGCCGGTGTGGGGCGCACCGAGCTTCTATGAAGAAAGCGAAACCAAGCAGGAAGCCCTGTACGGCGTGGCGCGCTTCTCGCTCAGCGATCCACTCAAGCTGATCGTCGGCGCCCGCGTGTCCAACTACAAGAAAACCGGCCACGGCCAGTGGACGGCCGCGTATGAACTGAAGAACGACAAGGAAATCACGCCATATGCCGGCCTGGTCTACGACATCAACCAGACTTACTCGGCCTATGCCAGCTACACCAGCATCTTCCAGCCGCAAAACCTGAAGGACAAGGGCGGCAAGACGCTGGACCCGGTGGAAGGCAAGAGCAGCGAAGTCGGCATCAAGGGTGAATTCCTGGATGGCAAAGTGAATGCAGCGCTGGGTCTGTTCCACATCAAGCAGGACAACCTGGGCCAGTCCGGCGGCACGGTCACCAACGGCAGCGGCATTCCGCAGGACTATTACTTCGCTTCCGACGGTGCGACCAGCCGTGGCTTCGAAGCGGAAGTCTCGGGTGAACTGGCGCGCGGCTGGAATGCCAGCGCCGGCTACAGCCTGTTCCGCGCCAAGGACGCGGCAGGAACCGACATCAACAGCATCTACCCGCGCAAGCTGCTCCGCGTGTTCACCACCTACAACCTGCCGGGCGACCTCAGCAAGTTGACCGTGGGTGGCGGCGTCAACTTCGAAAGCCGCAGCTACACGGCCGATCCGAACGCTCCGGCGGCGGCGCTGGCGGCCAACGGCGGCCTGATCGAGCAGAAAGCCTTCGCCCTGGTCGATCTGATGGTGCGCTATGACATCAGCGACAAGCTGTCGGCCCAACTGAACGTCAAGAACGCCTTCGACAAGCAGCACTTCGGCATGTTTGCCGCGTATGGCGCCATCACCTACGCGGCGCCACGCAGCACCTCGCTGACGCTGAAGTACAAGTTCTAA
- a CDS encoding PepSY domain-containing protein, with the protein MRAFWTLIHRYLGLLTAGFLFISGITGAIISWDHELDDVLNPHLMEAHTPGKPLPTLALAKQLEARYPQVSVSFMPLQVMPGESLAFGVSPRVNPATQKLYAPGFNQVFVDPVSGAELGKREWGAVWPITKETLVSFLYRLHYTLHIPEMWGIDRWGLWLMGGIAIIWVIDSFVGFYLTLPLRRRREGASKPWLQRWKPAWKIRWKSGSNKLNFDLHRAFSLWTWILLFILAFTAFSLNLYNEVFYPVMSKISKVTPTPFDTRPMAAIHKPYAPKVDYAAVIQTAAQEATQREWKEPVGSVFYTSAFDVYGISFYQPGDDHGAGGVGPAYLYYDGAGKLLGERLPWKGTAADIFVQAQFPLHSGRILGLPGRILISFMGVVVAMLSVTGVIIWWRKRASRRVTAVRRAGEMAQA; encoded by the coding sequence ATGCGCGCCTTCTGGACACTGATCCACCGCTATCTCGGCCTGCTGACGGCCGGCTTCCTGTTTATCAGCGGTATTACCGGCGCCATCATTTCGTGGGATCACGAGCTGGACGACGTGCTCAACCCGCATCTGATGGAAGCCCACACGCCGGGCAAGCCGTTGCCGACCTTGGCGCTGGCCAAACAACTGGAGGCGCGCTATCCGCAGGTGAGCGTGTCGTTCATGCCGCTGCAGGTGATGCCGGGCGAATCGCTCGCCTTTGGCGTTTCCCCGCGCGTGAATCCGGCGACGCAGAAATTATATGCGCCGGGGTTTAACCAGGTATTTGTCGATCCGGTCAGTGGTGCGGAGCTGGGCAAACGGGAATGGGGCGCGGTCTGGCCGATCACCAAGGAAACCTTGGTCTCGTTCCTGTATCGCTTGCATTACACCCTGCATATTCCAGAGATGTGGGGGATCGACCGCTGGGGATTATGGCTGATGGGCGGCATTGCCATTATCTGGGTAATCGACAGTTTCGTCGGTTTTTACCTCACCTTGCCATTACGCCGACGCCGGGAAGGCGCCAGCAAGCCGTGGCTGCAGCGTTGGAAGCCGGCCTGGAAAATCCGTTGGAAAAGCGGGAGCAACAAACTGAATTTCGATTTGCATCGCGCTTTCAGTTTATGGACGTGGATATTATTGTTTATTTTGGCTTTCACTGCATTTTCGTTAAATCTGTACAACGAAGTGTTTTACCCGGTAATGAGCAAGATATCCAAGGTAACGCCTACGCCATTCGATACGCGTCCTATGGCGGCGATCCACAAGCCATATGCGCCCAAAGTGGACTATGCGGCCGTTATTCAAACAGCGGCCCAGGAAGCAACACAACGGGAATGGAAAGAACCGGTCGGCAGCGTATTTTATACCAGCGCATTTGATGTCTATGGCATCAGCTTTTACCAACCAGGCGACGACCATGGCGCGGGCGGCGTAGGTCCGGCGTATTTATATTACGACGGCGCGGGCAAATTGCTGGGCGAACGTTTGCCATGGAAAGGAACGGCGGCCGACATCTTCGTGCAGGCGCAATTCCCCCTGCATTCCGGTCGCATATTAGGGCTACCGGGACGCATCCTGATTTCCTTCATGGGCGTGGTGGTGGCGATGCTGAGCGTAACCGGCGTCATCATCTGGTGGCGCAAACGCGCCTCTCGCCGTGTAACAGCGGTGCGGCGCGCGGGGGAAATGGCGCAAGCCTAA